The proteins below come from a single Streptomyces sp. NBC_01276 genomic window:
- a CDS encoding RidA family protein, which produces MTKSRRRFGIGAVVAAVVAAMITFTGLQGASAQDQARRGWDHFGFGVPWEESYGYSQGIRAGDTIYISGQVSHDAAGNFVGAGDFEKQVRTSFDNLDKVLAHYRVPRSQIISMKIFTKDLRKNFDTAARLHKEYVGNHRTTDTIVGVSDMSVPEQLVEIEAIVKVSPRS; this is translated from the coding sequence ATGACCAAGTCAAGGCGCAGGTTCGGCATCGGCGCCGTGGTGGCCGCGGTCGTGGCCGCGATGATCACCTTCACAGGATTGCAGGGGGCCAGCGCGCAGGACCAGGCGCGCCGCGGCTGGGACCACTTCGGGTTCGGGGTGCCGTGGGAGGAGTCCTACGGGTACTCGCAGGGCATCAGGGCCGGGGACACGATCTACATCTCGGGGCAGGTGTCCCATGACGCGGCCGGGAACTTCGTGGGCGCCGGCGACTTCGAGAAGCAGGTGCGCACGTCCTTCGACAACCTGGACAAGGTCCTCGCGCACTACCGGGTCCCGCGCAGCCAGATCATCAGCATGAAGATCTTCACCAAGGACCTCCGCAAGAACTTCGACACGGCCGCCAGACTGCACAAGGAGTACGTCGGCAACCACCGCACGACCGACACCATCGTCGGTGTATCCGACATGTCGGTCCCCGAACAGCTCGTGGAGATCGAGGCCATCGTCAAGGTCTCACCGCGCTCCTGA